A window of Aquitalea denitrificans contains these coding sequences:
- a CDS encoding glutamate-5-semialdehyde dehydrogenase, which translates to MNVKDYMQRVGQAARKASRAIAKADTRQKNQALNAMADAIVRDSAKLLAANQQDLDAARAAGLDAAFIDRLALTEATVASMAEGLRQIATLPDPVGEMDDFCYRPSGIQLGKMRVPLGVVGIIYEARPNVTADAAGLCLKSGNATILRGGSEAFHSNQAIAACVSEGLRVAGLPAEVVQVVETTDRAAVGELITMQQYVDVIVPRGGKSLIARISAEARVPVIKHLDGNCHVYIDDTANPDKAFNIAMNAKTQRYAPCNTMETLLVHTAFAEFILPRLAEAYWEKGVELRGCERTRAILGDKVVAATEDDWFTEYSAPILAIKVVKDLDEAIDHINHYGSHHTDAIVSEDYGRARRFLREVDSSSVMVNASTRFADGFEYGLGAEIGISTDKIHARGPVGLEGLTSQKWVVLGDGQVRG; encoded by the coding sequence ATGAATGTGAAGGACTACATGCAGCGCGTCGGCCAGGCGGCGCGCAAAGCCAGCCGCGCCATTGCCAAGGCCGATACCCGCCAGAAAAACCAGGCGCTCAATGCCATGGCCGATGCCATCGTGCGTGATAGCGCCAAACTGCTGGCGGCCAACCAGCAAGATCTGGACGCCGCCCGCGCCGCCGGGCTGGATGCCGCCTTCATCGACCGTCTGGCGCTGACTGAAGCCACCGTGGCCAGCATGGCCGAAGGCCTGCGCCAGATCGCCACCCTGCCCGATCCGGTAGGTGAAATGGACGACTTCTGCTATCGCCCCTCCGGCATCCAGCTGGGCAAGATGCGCGTGCCGCTGGGTGTGGTGGGCATCATTTACGAAGCCCGCCCCAATGTCACCGCCGATGCCGCCGGCCTGTGCCTGAAGTCCGGCAATGCCACCATCTTGCGTGGCGGCTCGGAAGCCTTCCACAGCAACCAGGCCATTGCCGCCTGTGTCAGCGAAGGCCTGCGCGTGGCCGGCCTGCCCGCCGAAGTGGTGCAAGTGGTGGAAACCACCGACCGCGCCGCCGTGGGTGAGTTGATCACCATGCAGCAATATGTCGACGTGATTGTGCCGCGTGGCGGCAAGAGCCTGATCGCCCGCATCAGCGCCGAAGCCCGTGTGCCGGTGATCAAGCATCTGGATGGCAATTGCCATGTCTATATCGACGACACCGCCAATCCGGACAAGGCATTCAACATCGCCATGAATGCCAAGACCCAGCGCTATGCACCGTGCAACACCATGGAAACCCTGCTGGTGCATACCGCGTTTGCCGAATTCATCCTGCCGCGTCTGGCTGAAGCCTACTGGGAAAAAGGCGTGGAACTGCGTGGCTGCGAACGCACCCGCGCCATCCTGGGCGACAAGGTAGTGGCAGCGACAGAAGACGACTGGTTTACCGAATACTCCGCGCCGATTCTGGCCATCAAGGTGGTGAAGGATCTGGACGAAGCCATCGACCACATCAACCACTACGGCAGCCACCACACCGATGCCATCGTCAGCGAAGACTACGGCCGCGCCCGTCGCTTCCTGCGCGAGGTAGACTCTTCCAGCGTGATGGTGAATGCCAGCACCCGCTTTGCCGACGGCTTCGAATACGGCCTGGGTGCGGAAATCGGCATTTCCACCGACAAGATCCACGCCCGCGGCCCGGTAGGCCTGGAAGGGCTGACCAGCCAGAAATGGGTGGTACTGGGCGACGGCCAGGTACGCGGCTGA
- a CDS encoding DUF2214 family protein has protein sequence MLQWLFATLHLLALGCGLGAIAARGRNLASTPDAPAVQRSLRADNWWCLSLLLWIVSGSMLAASHLSLLWSQGRPVPLAMAKLLGIALLLLQEYRTRPLIRQCRQRLERGRLPTEEIGSMLTHHSRRQLLVLLVILVISTALQSGLFNTP, from the coding sequence ATGCTGCAATGGCTGTTCGCCACGCTACATTTGCTGGCCCTGGGCTGCGGTCTGGGGGCGATTGCCGCGCGCGGTCGCAATCTGGCATCTACACCCGATGCACCCGCGGTACAACGCAGTCTGCGCGCCGACAACTGGTGGTGCCTGTCCCTGCTGCTGTGGATAGTCAGTGGCAGCATGCTGGCAGCCAGCCATCTCTCCCTGCTGTGGTCGCAAGGCAGGCCGGTGCCGCTGGCCATGGCCAAGCTGCTGGGCATTGCCCTGCTGCTGCTGCAGGAATACCGTACCCGCCCTCTGATACGGCAATGTCGGCAACGACTGGAACGCGGGCGCTTGCCGACCGAGGAAATCGGCAGCATGCTGACACACCACAGCAGACGCCAGCTGCTTGTGCTGCTGGTGATCCTGGTGATTTCCACCGCGCTACAGTCCGGGCTGTTCAACACTCCTTAA
- a CDS encoding PP2C family protein-serine/threonine phosphatase: MPLDSTPQAAHTATMAGHLLQTPPTVSPSDNNYHVLELFSQDESLANIPVVEHQRAVGIINRNTFMSTLARPFHREIFGRKPCTAFMNASPLIVDYLTPITELSFMALEADRKVLSDGFLISLDNAYAGMGQGVSLMQALADQQAEKHRQMMESINYASVIQQSFLQSSRRDMAAALDDYFMVWAPRDIVGGDYYYFVKRPDGFFVAVIDCTGHGVPGAFMTLIMASTLKQVLSSHDLHNPAALLRAINQQVKQSLGQLTPEEAGQADHPELNSDDGMDGAFCWFDNTSRTLTYASAKTPLFVLQPGKEEVDTLDGNKKGVGYVGTPLDYHWDNHQLQLPPGSRLYISTDGIIDQIGGPKRICFGKKRLKENILKHASKPMQQQQKLLIDAFLKWQGENSRRDDVSLFGVHLA, translated from the coding sequence ATGCCGCTAGATAGCACGCCCCAGGCCGCGCATACCGCCACGATGGCTGGTCATTTGTTGCAAACGCCGCCAACCGTGAGCCCTTCAGACAACAACTACCACGTACTGGAGCTGTTTTCGCAGGACGAATCGCTGGCCAATATCCCGGTGGTGGAACATCAGCGTGCGGTGGGCATCATCAACCGCAACACCTTCATGAGCACGCTGGCGCGGCCTTTTCACCGTGAAATCTTTGGCCGCAAGCCCTGCACCGCCTTCATGAATGCCAGCCCGCTGATCGTGGACTACCTCACCCCCATCACCGAGCTGTCCTTCATGGCGCTGGAAGCCGACCGCAAGGTGCTGTCGGACGGTTTTCTGATCAGTCTGGATAATGCTTACGCCGGCATGGGTCAGGGCGTATCGCTGATGCAGGCACTGGCCGACCAGCAGGCGGAGAAACACCGCCAGATGATGGAGAGCATCAACTACGCCAGCGTAATCCAGCAGTCCTTCCTGCAAAGCTCGCGCCGCGACATGGCAGCGGCGCTGGACGATTACTTCATGGTGTGGGCCCCGCGCGACATCGTCGGCGGTGACTACTACTACTTTGTCAAACGGCCGGATGGCTTCTTTGTGGCCGTCATCGACTGCACCGGCCATGGTGTGCCGGGTGCCTTCATGACGCTGATCATGGCCTCCACCCTCAAGCAGGTGTTGAGCAGCCACGACCTGCACAACCCCGCCGCCCTGCTGCGCGCCATCAACCAGCAGGTAAAGCAGTCGCTGGGCCAGCTTACCCCGGAAGAAGCCGGCCAGGCCGACCACCCGGAACTGAACTCGGACGATGGCATGGACGGTGCCTTCTGCTGGTTCGACAACACCAGTCGCACCCTCACCTACGCCTCGGCCAAGACGCCGCTGTTTGTACTGCAGCCGGGCAAAGAGGAGGTGGACACGCTGGACGGCAACAAGAAAGGTGTGGGCTATGTCGGCACGCCGCTGGACTATCACTGGGACAATCACCAGCTACAGTTGCCGCCGGGTAGCAGGCTGTATATCAGCACCGACGGCATCATCGACCAGATTGGCGGCCCCAAGCGCATCTGCTTTGGCAAAAAGCGGCTGAAGGAAAACATCCTCAAGCACGCTAGCAAACCCATGCAACAGCAGCAGAAGCTGCTGATCGATGCCTTCCTCAAATGGCAGGGCGAAAACAGCCGTCGCGATGACGTCAGCCTGTTTGGCGTCCACCTTGCCTGA
- a CDS encoding SiaB family protein kinase — MSLTDFHRFKELARQENVVFYYTGYFSQSIVTAMGDSLRLRLASLDASQTARRKLFSVFVEMAQNVVHYSADHLSASAAADHEIRMGSLWVGEADGQFYVVCANPISAEGVEHIRAKLEPLRTMTNDEIKARYKEKLRAEGEAGSKGAGLGFLTVARDSSNPIEFDFVEETDGKPFTTFYLKATI; from the coding sequence ATGAGCCTGACCGACTTTCACCGATTCAAGGAACTGGCCCGCCAGGAAAACGTGGTGTTCTACTACACCGGCTATTTTTCCCAGAGCATCGTCACCGCCATGGGCGACTCGCTGCGCCTGCGCCTGGCCAGCCTGGACGCCAGCCAGACTGCCCGCCGCAAGCTGTTTTCAGTCTTCGTGGAAATGGCGCAGAACGTGGTGCACTACTCCGCTGATCACCTGAGTGCCAGCGCAGCCGCCGACCACGAAATCCGCATGGGTTCGCTATGGGTAGGCGAGGCCGATGGCCAGTTCTACGTGGTGTGTGCCAACCCCATCTCTGCCGAAGGGGTAGAGCACATCCGCGCCAAGCTCGAACCGCTGCGCACCATGACCAACGATGAAATCAAGGCGCGCTACAAGGAAAAGCTGCGTGCCGAAGGCGAAGCCGGTAGCAAGGGAGCCGGGCTGGGCTTTCTCACCGTGGCACGTGACTCCAGCAATCCCATCGAATTCGATTTTGTTGAAGAAACCGACGGCAAGCCCTTCACCACTTTCTACCTCAAAGCCACCATTTAA
- a CDS encoding DUF1987 domain-containing protein codes for MQNLYIAPTSSTPEVNFQFDRHQLSLRGESYPENAHAFFGPIMQAINAYLPTLQSTQVTLDVQLAYFNSSSTKVLLELFGLFNDAAVAGNYVTLNWHYIEDDETILEFGQEVADDFTALDFNPCSLVE; via the coding sequence ATGCAAAACCTGTATATCGCGCCCACTTCGTCCACGCCGGAAGTGAATTTCCAGTTCGACCGCCACCAGTTAAGCCTGCGCGGCGAGAGCTATCCGGAAAATGCCCACGCCTTCTTCGGCCCCATCATGCAGGCCATCAATGCCTACCTGCCCACCCTGCAATCCACCCAGGTCACGCTGGATGTTCAGCTGGCCTATTTCAACAGCTCCAGCACCAAGGTGCTGCTGGAGCTGTTTGGTCTGTTCAACGATGCGGCAGTGGCCGGTAATTACGTCACGCTCAACTGGCACTACATTGAGGATGACGAAACCATTCTGGAGTTTGGCCAGGAAGTGGCCGACGACTTCACCGCGCTGGATTTCAACCCCTGCTCCCTGGTGGAGTAA